The Nitrospirota bacterium genome contains a region encoding:
- a CDS encoding DUF485 domain-containing protein → MSNKSSKKTVQDILEDEDFKKLSSQKNSISIILTILELIVYFGFIALIAYHKPFLSMKISGAITVGIPIAVSAIVLSWILTGIYIRWANSKYDVMVKKVRDKIGG, encoded by the coding sequence ATGAGCAACAAAAGCAGCAAGAAAACGGTACAGGACATTCTTGAAGACGAAGACTTCAAGAAATTGTCAAGTCAGAAAAATTCCATATCCATAATTCTCACGATCCTTGAGTTGATTGTATACTTCGGGTTTATCGCCCTGATCGCCTACCACAAACCCTTCCTCTCGATGAAAATCAGCGGCGCAATAACCGTGGGCATTCCGATTGCAGTGAGCGCTATTGTTCTCTCATGGATACTGACCGGAATCTATATCCGCTGGGCGAACAGCAAGTATGATGTGATGGTCAAAAAAGTCAGAGATAAAATAGGAGGCTAG